TTGACAAAACCCTCTCGTTCCTTAATGTTAACAGTGATTACATTGAGGAACAAATGTAATACTCGTTAACAATGTAATAGATGTCAACATGAAAAACGCTCCCGACAAAAATTCCTATCATCACGGCGACCTAAAACGGGCTCTTCTGGACGCTTCGATACGCATCCTAAAAGAGGAAGGCTATAAGGCACTCAGTCTCAGAAAAGCTGCAATGCTCGCAGGAGTCAGCCAATCCGCTCCTTATAGACATTATAACGATCTTGAATCCCTTTATGCGGATATCGCGGAAGAAGGTTTTAAATTACTTTCGGAACGTCAGAGAAAAATTCAGTCGAAATACCGAACGAATCCACTTTTGCTTTTTCGGGAGGCGGGAGTTTCCTATGTAGAATTTGCTCTGGAGCACCAGGATTTGTTTAGAATCATGTACGGAAATCAAATCGAAAGTCATTTGAAATACGAATCTCTCGTTAGGATGGAGGACGATTCCTTTCGGATCATCGTCGAGATCATCCAAGCTTGCGAAACCGCCGGAATCATCAAAACTCCTAGCATAGAAAAATCCGCCATAGCGGCTTGGACGATGGTACATGGAATCGCCGTACTTTTATCGGGAAAACAAGTCATGTTTCGCTCGGTCGAATTACGTAAAGCGAGAAAGATAACGAAAGATTTGATTTTATTCCTGTACACGGGTATGAAAGCCTAACCGCAATCGAACGGGAATCCGATAAAGCGGTTCCGTAAAATTAAGCTTTCTTAAACAGATAGTGGGAGACAATCCATTCCTCGCCTTTTCGATACTTCCATAATTCGGCGCAAGCCATAAAGAATACCTTCCAGTAAACGAACCATTTGACGGCCTGGCCCGAGCCGTACGTATCTCCCAAAATACGCAATATCTTGTTCCGATGCGCATACATATTGGATAACCATGCTTCCGAAGTAAGTCCGTAATGAGTTCCGTTAACGACCCACTGATCCTCCAATAAGAAATCCTTTTGAAAATGCAAGAGCAGATTATGGGAAGGCATTTGGCCGCCCGTGAAGAAATATTTCGCCATCCAATCGGTCTCATCCACCACCTCGAACGGATATGCGTAGTCCTTGTGGGTGAATATATGCACGAAGAATAATCCGTTAGGTTTCAAAAATCCGGCCAATCTTTCGAACAAGGCTTCATAGTTTTTCATATGTTCGAGCATTTCGATGGAAAGAATTCGATCGAACATTATGGAAGTCTTAAATACGTTCATATCCATAGTCAAAATCGTTAGATTTCTTAATCCCTTCTTTTTAGCCTCTCCTTCGATGAAGATCTTTTGACTTCTGGAATTGGAAACTCCTGTGACTTTACATTTAGGATATTTTTCGGCTATATAAAGAGAGAGTGATCCCCATCCACAACCTAAATCCAGGACGCTCATTCCGTCGGACAAATCAGCCCGATCGCAGGTTAACTGAAGCATCGTCCGTTCCGATTCGTCGATTCCTACCGCTGGGGAAACCCAATATCCCGAACTGTATTTCATGTACTTCCCCATAACCAACTTGAAAAATTCGGCAGGGACCTCATAATGCTGTTCGTTAGCTGCGATCGTATGAACCGCTATCGGAGAAGCTTTCAGAGTCCGAATATATTCCATTAGATGCTCTTGGTTCTTTTCGAAACTCCCTCGATTCTCCTGCCGCAATCGTAATCGCAAAAGTTGACGTATTCGCAGGCGAATCAACCAGTCCGGAAATACGTCTCTCTCCATTAAACTATATAGGAAGTTCATTCGCTAATTCCTTCTTCATATAATGATGACCTAATGATTTGCACGGGTCCCGTACAAAATCAGTCGAACCTCTACGTGAACCGATTTTTATTTTTTAGGAAACCAGGGGAAGAACGAGCTGGTTTTTTCCTGATATTCGCGGTAGGCGTCTCCCTTGGATTTCAATTGCCCTTCTTCGTTTAACGGAATACCTGTGACTTGAGTCAGTAACAGGAACATAACTATAGGAGATAATAAACCGATCCATCCCCAGGGAGACGCTAAAGAAACTAACCCGAAAGAAACCCAAACCAACCATTCGAAAAAATAATTGGGATGTCTGCTGAACTTCCACAGTCCCGCGTCGCAGACTTTTCCTCGGTTTAAAGGGTCTAGCTTGAAGTCGGCCAATTGGGAATCGGCAATCGATTCTCCCAATACGCTAACGGCAAAAAAAACTAAGCCGAAAATTTCCAAAGGATGAATTATCATAGAGGCGTTCAATGCCGGGAAAATAAAAGGAAGACTGAGAGCGATCCCCAGGATTCCTTGAAATTGAAAAACGTTGGTAAAAAATTTCCGATCGACTTTCTCTCCGTATTCCGTTCGAAAAGCCGTATATCTAGGATCTTCATGGCCGGTAAGAACACGAGTCACTAATATGAAATAAGAGAGCCTCCAGCCCCATACGGTAGCCATGAACGCAAAAATCGCCTTGCGGACCGGATACCCGTCTCCAAGTATAAAATAGATAATTGCGGCAGTCGAAATGCAAAGTCCCCAACCCATATCGACGATCGAATAATTATGAAATATCTTACCTAAGAGCCAAAGAACGCTCATCAGTGCAAACACGACCGCCCAAGCTGTGAAGATTAAGAATAAAGCGTTTTCGTACACAAAATTCTCCTGCCTATTCAACTTTTCGCGGATTCTTTACGAACAAGCTGATTGATTTTTTTTACGATCGGTAAAAGAACGAAATACGAAGCGATAGCGAGTAGAGGAACTATGGAACCCCAACCGACTACGGCATAGATCGCGGAATTGGAGAGACCTTCCCAGAGTTGAGAAGCGTCGCCGTCCACAAATCGATAAGCCCAGCCTAAATCCAATTCCTTACCGGAAATTCGAGCTCCCAATTCAAGAAATGGAATTAAGAAAAGTATCTGGAAAGGATACATTAAATAATTTGCAATCTGAACCGAAACCGGGTTGAGCCTTAAAAGAAAACCTAATAAAGCACAAAGGGCCATAGTCGTTCCGATCAAAGGAAATACGCCGATTCCGGCTCCCAACGCCAAGGATAAGGCTATTTTTTCGGGAGTCGTTCCCGTTTTGAGTTCTTTTACGATGACATCCTTCGTTTTTTGTACGATGGACGTCTTTTTTTTAGATTGTGGAAATTCGGATGCAGTCACGCGCGATTTAGCTTGAGATTATTAGGTCGAGTGTACACCGCTTGTACCACAGTAATGTTACGCATATGAAACGCAGCGGCACAATAAGAGAAATAGTACCTCCACTTTCTGATGAAAGTTTCATCGTGCCCCAATTCACGAATTCCTAAAAGATTACTTTCAAAGCTTTGTAACCAGGATAAGAGAGTGCGATCATAGTTTCTACCGATATCTTCCATTTCATGGAGAAACATATCGCTAGTGCGATTGATCGCTTGATTGATTCTTGCAATCGAAGGAATCAAAGAGCCTGGGAAGATGTGTTTTTGTATAAAATCGATCCCTTTACGAAAGGATTCATAGCGCGAATCGGGACAGGTAATGATTTGATGCACCATTAAACCGTCTTTTTTTAAAACCTTATCGCACATCGAAAAAAAGTCCTCGAAGTATTCATGTCCGACAGCTTCGAGCATTTCCACGGTGACAATCTTATCGTACGTACCCTCTACAAGTCGATAGTCTTTTAACCGGACTTCGATTTTATCTTCGAGTCCCATAGATCGGATTTTCTCCGTCGCGAACTTGAATTGTTCCTCGGAAATCGTGTAGGAAGTCACTTTGCAGCCGTAATTCTTAGCGACATACGTCGAAAATCCTGCCCAGCCGGTTCCGATTTCTAGAATATGATCGTCCGGTTCTAATCTCAATTTTTTACAAAGTCGCTCGATTTTGGCCGTCTGCGCGTCCGCCAATGTCATGTCGGATTTCTTAAAATAGGCGCAGGAATACGTCATCGTAGAATCGAGAAACGTCTTATAGAATTCGTTCCCAAGATCGTAGTGTTCCACGATATTTTTCTTACTCCCTCGGACGGAGTTCGCTCTAAAAAGATGAAGGAGACGATTTCCTAGATTCATCAACGTTAAATGAAAAAAGTTCTTATTAGAGCCGCTGAGAGAAGGCGTGCTATCTATATTCAGAAGAAACCAGCAGATAATTGCCCGAATATCATCCGTATCCCAGTCTCCGTCCAAATAGGATTCCGCCAATCCTATATCGCCGTATAGAACCAGCTTCTTAAAGAATACGGAGTTCTTAACTTGAATGAGCGCATGATGGAATTCGGACGAAGCGGTCGAATTCGGATCGCCAAGATAAGCCTGTCCTCCGTTCGGGAATAGGATCCGAAGCGATCCTTTATTCATTCCGGACAAAGCACCGAAAAAAATCTTTCTATAAAATCCGTATCCTTCTACGCCGAATGCGGCTCCGGATTCCAAACGTTCAACCTTAACGAAATTATCGCTTTCCAAGATGAACTCCTATTTGCAGATTGCCGTTTTCATTTTTTCGAATGAACGGAATTTTCCGTAAGTACAGTTTCAGCGCCTGCCAGTGAATCAAACTTATCACTTTAAACGTAACGAACGGGTACTTGAAAAACATCCAAAGCAATCCTAAATCGGTCAATCTTCTAGCCTTTCCGGTATAAGTCGTCACCATAGTAGTCTCGCCATTTTCGAGAGCGTCGATCCGAATATTCAATCGATCATCCGCCGGCGGATTGAGCCGAAAATCGAAGACGGAGTCCAAGCTTACGAACGGAGAAACATAGAAGTATTTTCTCTCTTGTCTCCGAAATCCTCGATCATCGAGAGTTTCCTTTCCCAAAAAGTAATGCTTCATTTCTCCGAACGTATTTCCAACTTCCGCCACGCTGCAGAGAGGTTGCCCAAATTCATCCTCCGCAAAGTAAAAGGAAACCGGATTAAACGTATAACCTAGAATACGCAGATTCGTGACCAGCGTAACCTTGCCTACCTTCTCTTTGACCCCTGCCCGAGCTATGTACTCTAAAAAATTCTCCTTAATTCCCGCTTTTCCAAAATTCATATGATCGGTATCTCGAAACGCAAAAAGACGGTTCCTATTCCTCCCGATCAATCGAAACGATTGGTTCAGCAAATCCAATTCATCCAAGTCGACCTGAAAGGTAAAAATTCCGTAACGAAAACGGTTTCGCTTTGGGACTCGGCGATCGTGCATTACTTTGGCTTCGATTATTTTGGAATTCAATCCCATATC
This is a stretch of genomic DNA from Leptospira fainei serovar Hurstbridge str. BUT 6. It encodes these proteins:
- a CDS encoding TetR/AcrR family transcriptional regulator, which translates into the protein MKNAPDKNSYHHGDLKRALLDASIRILKEEGYKALSLRKAAMLAGVSQSAPYRHYNDLESLYADIAEEGFKLLSERQRKIQSKYRTNPLLLFREAGVSYVEFALEHQDLFRIMYGNQIESHLKYESLVRMEDDSFRIIVEIIQACETAGIIKTPSIEKSAIAAWTMVHGIAVLLSGKQVMFRSVELRKARKITKDLILFLYTGMKA
- a CDS encoding SAM-dependent methyltransferase, coding for MNFLYSLMERDVFPDWLIRLRIRQLLRLRLRQENRGSFEKNQEHLMEYIRTLKASPIAVHTIAANEQHYEVPAEFFKLVMGKYMKYSSGYWVSPAVGIDESERTMLQLTCDRADLSDGMSVLDLGCGWGSLSLYIAEKYPKCKVTGVSNSRSQKIFIEGEAKKKGLRNLTILTMDMNVFKTSIMFDRILSIEMLEHMKNYEALFERLAGFLKPNGLFFVHIFTHKDYAYPFEVVDETDWMAKYFFTGGQMPSHNLLLHFQKDFLLEDQWVVNGTHYGLTSEAWLSNMYAHRNKILRILGDTYGSGQAVKWFVYWKVFFMACAELWKYRKGEEWIVSHYLFKKA
- a CDS encoding DUF1295 domain-containing protein gives rise to the protein MYENALFLIFTAWAVVFALMSVLWLLGKIFHNYSIVDMGWGLCISTAAIIYFILGDGYPVRKAIFAFMATVWGWRLSYFILVTRVLTGHEDPRYTAFRTEYGEKVDRKFFTNVFQFQGILGIALSLPFIFPALNASMIIHPLEIFGLVFFAVSVLGESIADSQLADFKLDPLNRGKVCDAGLWKFSRHPNYFFEWLVWVSFGLVSLASPWGWIGLLSPIVMFLLLTQVTGIPLNEEGQLKSKGDAYREYQEKTSSFFPWFPKK
- a CDS encoding DUF2062 domain-containing protein, which encodes MTASEFPQSKKKTSIVQKTKDVIVKELKTGTTPEKIALSLALGAGIGVFPLIGTTMALCALLGFLLRLNPVSVQIANYLMYPFQILFLIPFLELGARISGKELDLGWAYRFVDGDASQLWEGLSNSAIYAVVGWGSIVPLLAIASYFVLLPIVKKINQLVRKESAKS
- a CDS encoding SAM-dependent methyltransferase; this encodes MESDNFVKVERLESGAAFGVEGYGFYRKIFFGALSGMNKGSLRILFPNGGQAYLGDPNSTASSEFHHALIQVKNSVFFKKLVLYGDIGLAESYLDGDWDTDDIRAIICWFLLNIDSTPSLSGSNKNFFHLTLMNLGNRLLHLFRANSVRGSKKNIVEHYDLGNEFYKTFLDSTMTYSCAYFKKSDMTLADAQTAKIERLCKKLRLEPDDHILEIGTGWAGFSTYVAKNYGCKVTSYTISEEQFKFATEKIRSMGLEDKIEVRLKDYRLVEGTYDKIVTVEMLEAVGHEYFEDFFSMCDKVLKKDGLMVHQIITCPDSRYESFRKGIDFIQKHIFPGSLIPSIARINQAINRTSDMFLHEMEDIGRNYDRTLLSWLQSFESNLLGIRELGHDETFIRKWRYYFSYCAAAFHMRNITVVQAVYTRPNNLKLNRA
- a CDS encoding DUF1365 domain-containing protein, translated to MGLNSKIIEAKVMHDRRVPKRNRFRYGIFTFQVDLDELDLLNQSFRLIGRNRNRLFAFRDTDHMNFGKAGIKENFLEYIARAGVKEKVGKVTLVTNLRILGYTFNPVSFYFAEDEFGQPLCSVAEVGNTFGEMKHYFLGKETLDDRGFRRQERKYFYVSPFVSLDSVFDFRLNPPADDRLNIRIDALENGETTMVTTYTGKARRLTDLGLLWMFFKYPFVTFKVISLIHWQALKLYLRKIPFIRKNENGNLQIGVHLGKR